Proteins co-encoded in one Brassica oleracea var. oleracea cultivar TO1000 chromosome C4, BOL, whole genome shotgun sequence genomic window:
- the LOC106339089 gene encoding uncharacterized protein LOC106339089 produces MSSTIGVRDIVVQFQSDTLQQIRDNHPLFMSLQYPLLFPYGEYGFHPEISLHLETGTSRTRQFLTIRQFYAAQIQTHLNQGLTLIKGGRLLHQYVVDVYTAIEEDRLRWARNNQDILRAELYSNVLDDVSKGETDAKIIGQRFILPPSFTGGPRYLVEKYHDAMAISREYGNPDLFIRMTANPNWREIKDHFDRYGGDSPNDRPDIECRVFKMKLDQLLKDFKKRTFFKPYTAALHRIEFQKRGLPHAHILLWFGSSSRTPSAEEVDEIILAELPNREKDPEAYNLVTKHMIHGPCGVINLKSPCMENNVYTKKYPRQYNDNNSIDKSGYVLYRRRRNENAYVVKDGVILNNTFVVPHNIKLLKKYEAHINVEWCNRTSAVKYLFKYITKGVDRASAVIERGNTETASDPMASGETSERVIKQQNEIQDYVDARYLSACESMWWAFAFHIHKRKTSVEKLIIHFEGEHNITIKSTDNLSRVIRKPGIEKKMFTEWMVLCRRSAFAQTLTYVQIPEYFVWNNSSKIWSERKKGKTIGRIVAVHPSTGDRYYLRILINKIKRPRSYDELKTFNNVK; encoded by the coding sequence ATGTCATCGACAATTGGAGTACGGGATATAGTGGTTCAATTCCAATCTGACACTTTGCAGCAGATACGTGATAACCACCCTCTATTCATGAGCCTTCAATATCCTCTTCTGTTTCCATATGGCGAGTATGGTTTTCATCCTGAGATCTCATTGCATCTTGAGACAGGCACTTCAAGAACAAGGCAATTCCTTACCATACGCCAATTCTACGCTGCTCAGATACAGACACATCTTAACCAAGGGTTGACGTTGATTAAAGGCGGTCGTCTCCTCCATCAATATGTTGTGGACGTTTATACAGCAATTGAAGAAGATCGGTTAAGGTGGGCGAGGAATAATCAAGATATCTTGAGAGCCGAACTCTATAGTAATGTACTCGATGATGTTAGCAAGGGTGAAACTGATGCTAAGATTATTGGTCAACGGTTCATACTGCCTCCAAGTTTTACCGGTGGACCCCGATACTTAGTTGAGAAATACCATGATGCGATGGCTATTTCCAGAGAATATGGGAATCCAGATTTGTTTATCAGAATGACGGCCAATCCTAACTGGAGAGAGATTAAAGATCACTTTGATAGATACGGTGGAGACTCTCCCAATGATAGACCGGACATCGAATGTCGAGTCTTTAAAATGAAGTTAGATCAGCTACTCAAAGATTTCAAAAAAAGAACTTTCTTCAAGCCATACACAGCAGCTCTTCACAGGATAGAGTTTCAAAAAAGAGGGCTCCCTCATGCACATATATTATTGTGGTTTGGAAGCTCTTCCAGGACACCAAGTGCAGAGGAGGTAGATGAGATTATTTTGGCTGAGCTTCCAAACAGAGAAAAAGATCCAGAGGCTTACAATTTAGTAACGAAACACATGATCCATGGTCCATGTGGTGTCATTAATCTGAAGTCACCATGTATGGAGAACAACGTGTACACGAAAAAGTATCCTCGCCAGTATAATGACAATAATTCGATTGATAAATCAGGGTATGTATTATATCGTCGCCGCCGAAATGAAAATGCGTATGTGGTAAAGGATGGGGTGATCCTAAACAATACTTTCGTTGTGCCTCATAACATTAAGCTCCTAAAGAAGTACGAAGCTCATATTAATGTTGAATGGTGTAATCGTACAAGCGCGGTCAAATACTTATTCAAGTATATAACCAAAGGTGTTGATAGAGCATCTGCAGTAATTGAAAGGGGAAATACGGAAACTGCCTCTGACCCAATGGCTTCTGGCGAAACAAGTGAAAGAGTTATCAAGCAACAAAATGAGATCCAAGACTACGTCGATGCTCGGTATTTATCAGCTTGTGAGTCTATGTGGTGGGCTTTTGCATTCCACATCCACAAAAGAAAGACATCAGTTGAGAAGCTTATCATTCACTTTGAAGGTGAGCATAACATCACAATTAAATCAACTGATAACCTCAGCCGTGTGATCCGCAAGCCAGGTATTGAGAAGAAGATGTTCACTGAATGGATGGTCTTATGCAGAAGGTCAGCGTTTGCACAAACATTAACTTATGTGCAAATACCTGAATATTTCGTATGGAACAACAGTTCCAAAATCTGGTCCGAACGCAAGAAAGGAAAAACCATTGGCAGGATTGTAGCTGTCCATCCATCGACAGGTGATCGTTACTATCTAAGGATCCTCATAAACAAGATTAAGCGTCCTAGAAGTTACGACGAGTTAAAAACGTTTAACAATGTGAAATAA
- the LOC106336846 gene encoding multiple organellar RNA editing factor 2, chloroplastic-like, giving the protein MALPISGTRHLTRSLFPSTTLVSPPKLPSTVRCGGFSSGRDSVGSRLPSSTRFTSIRCLANRSGSAYSPLNSGSNFSDRPPTEMAPLFPGCDYEHWLIVMDKPGGEGATKQEMIDCYVQTLAKVVGSEEEAKKRIYNVSCERYLGFGCEIDEETSTKLEGLPGVLFVLPDSYVDPENKDYGAELFVNGEIVQRSPERQRRVEPQPQRAQDRPRYNDRTRYSRRRENTR; this is encoded by the exons ATGGCCTTGCCTATCTCCGGCACGCGCCACCTCACGCGCTCCCTCTTCCCCAGCACAACCTTAGTCTCTCCTCCTAAGCTTCCTTCCACCGTTCGCTGCGGTGGATTCAGTTCCGGTCGCGATTCGGTTGGATCTCGGTTACCTTCCTCGACCCGGTTTACCTCAATCAGATGCCTCGCTAACCGGTCAGGCTCCGCTTACTCCCCGCTCAACTCCGGCTCCAACTTCAGCGACCGACCTCCGACGGAGATGGCGCCTCTGTTCCCGGGATGCGATTACGAGCACTGGCTGATTGTTATGGATAAGCCTGGCGGCGAAGGCGCGACGAAGCAGGAGATGATTGATTGCTACGTCCAAACCTTAGCTAAAGTCGTTGGAAG TGAGGAGGAGGCGAAGAAGAGGATCTATAATGTTTCGTGTGAGAGGTATTTAGGGTTTGGGTGTGAGATTGATGAAGAGACTTCTACTAAGCTTGAAG GTTTGCCTGGTGTTCTGTTTGTGCTTCCGGATTCATATGTGGATCCTGAGAACAAAGATTATGGAG CGGAGCTGTTTGTTAATGGAGAGATAGTCCAACGATCACCAGAGAGGCAGAGGCGAGTTGAGCCACAGCCGCAGAGAGCGCAAGATAGACCGAGATACAATGACAGAACTCGTTACTCTCGCCGCAGAGAAAACACACGCTGA